From the Dunckerocampus dactyliophorus isolate RoL2022-P2 chromosome 12, RoL_Ddac_1.1, whole genome shotgun sequence genome, one window contains:
- the stard13b gene encoding stAR-related lipid transfer protein 13 isoform X2: protein MTGDRARRDIFTGIFDKRSTLDRNLNERAPRREWPSQSRSCLPRGASVGTRTRSKKAGLNKMTGEAGAEVEAKEACDWLRAAGFPQYAQLFEDSQFPIDITPVKRDHDFLDKDLVEPLCRRLNTLNKCASLKLDVSIPKKKSEDSDEEDLFAISDKWTFEWSSRRWSRLQDIDCLLGHQGRDLSAGHSVPLRTTTSSESVLTDLSEPEVSSVHSESSGGSGPRGLSTEDSDCSNRTCSDSVAMPDSTLLTMSHINKEIGHYGSLPNKHGKTGRTRAKDFLKRMETLRSRGSLARGRKTLVISSPVLQQEAHALKSLPCVEIINGDGGAPEPPSHKVPSQSSSEGSSHSSGSAGSTPSLKERKPYRADHKRSGMYLEDVDIFSGNQMNKVAEQNRKNEFCSYEDLVVHIPNDHKPGTFPKALSIESLSPTSGASINWHTGSMHLDSGLITCRQEARPVTQCCSRGSRISVYDNVPGSHLYASTGDLIDLEKEDLFPHLDDILMHVNGLQQIVDHWSKNVLPGGEGLSKVEGEREGTVGLQSLSQITLDFEGDSVTESQTTPSAGDGVSLSDIEATRLIRERRDSGVGASLTRPNRLRWPSFQISNRLSHSVASLQITNQSAGQLSLLQKFSLLRLTAIMEKYSLSNKQGWTWAVPKFMKRMKVPDYKDKNVFGVPLIVHVQRSGQPLPFGLQQALRYLRSQCLDQVGLFRKSGVKSRIQALRQLNESSPDNVNYDDQSAYDVADMVKQFFRDLPEPLLTSKLGETFLHIYQYVPKDQRLQAVQAAIMLMSDENREVLQTLLCFLSDVTSSVEENQMTPMNIAVCLAPSLFHLNILKKDNLSPRAMQKKYASGRPDQKDLNENLAATQGLAHMIMECNRLFEIPHEMVTQSRNSYMEADLHAPTFDELFKQLEDDGGTYDNHMEGRLQNLLKEAREKSKSWVSSSSSANTELSYKKVGDGNPLRRWRVSVEVEAPPSVVLNRVLRERHLWDVDLLQWKVCETLDKQTEVFQYVLNRMPPHSSRDFVVLRSWRTDLAKGACSLVSVSMEHEDCPPVGAVRAIVLESNYLLEPCGSGKSRLTHICRVDLKGRTPEWYNKAFGHLCAAEAARIRNSFQPLVTDGPETKI, encoded by the exons AGGTTGAAGCGAAGGAGGCGTGCGACTGGCTGCGAGCTGCTGGATTTCCCCAGTATGCTCAGCTCTTTGAAG ATTCCCAGTTCCCCATCGACATCACCCCTGTCAAAAGAGACCATGACTTTCTGGACAAAGATCTTGTCGAGCCTCTTTGCAG GCGACTCAACACTTTAAATAAATGTGCCTCTTTGAAACTTGATGTGAGCATCCCAAAGAAGAAA AGCGAAGACTCTGATGAGGAAGACCTCTTTGCCATCAGTGACAAATGGACCTTTGAATGGAGCAGCCGGCGCTGGTCCAGGCTGCAAGACATTGACTGTCTTCTGGGTCACCAAGGGCGGGATCTGTCAGCTGGGCATAGTGTGCCTCTTAGAACCACAACCAGTAGTGAAAGTGTGCTAACCGACCTCAGCGAGCCAGAAGTATCCTCTGTGCATAGCGAGAGCAGCGGGGGCAGTGGGCCTCGAGGACTCAGCACGGAGGACTCTGACTGCTCCAACCGCACCTGCTCAGATTCTGTAGCCATGCCAGACTCTACTTTGCTGACAATGTCTCACATCAACAAAGAGATTGGTCATTACGGCTCCCTGCCTAATAAGCATGGCAAGACAGGTCGCACCCGTGCCAAAGACTTCCTGAAACGCATGGAGACGTTACGCTCGAGGGGATCGCTTGCAAGAGGTCGTAAGACATTGGTCATCAGTTCTCCAGTGCTGCAGCAGGAAGCCCACGCTCTAAAGAGTCTGCCGTGTGTTGAGATTATAAACGGAGACGGTGGAGCACCAGAACCACCGTCCCATAAGGTTCCGTCCCAGTCTAGCAGTGAAGGTAGCAGCCATTCCAGTGGAAGCGCTGGCAGCACACCAAGCCTTAAAGAGCGTAAGCCATACCGAGCTGACCACAAGCGTAGCGGCATGTATCTAGAAGACGTAGACATCTTCTCAGGCAACCAAATGAACAAAGTTGCAGAACAAAATCGCAAAAATGAATTTTGCTCCTACGAGGACCTGGTGGTTCACATCCCTAATGACCACAAACCAGGAACCTTCCCCAAAGCACTGTCCATAGAAAGCCTATCACCGACCAGCGGGGCCTCGATAAACTGGCACACTGGCAGCATGCACCTGGACTCTGGACTGATAACATGCAGGCAGGAAGCCAGGCCTGTCACACAGTGCTGTTCTAGAGGAAGCCGCATCAGTGTGTATGACAATGTTCCTGGCTCCCATTTGTATGCCAGTACAGGAGATCTAATAGACCTGGAGAAAGAAGACCTGTTTCCTCACCTTGATGACATCTTGATGCATGTCAATGGTCTGCAGCAGATAGTGGACCACTGGTCTAAAAATGTACTGCCAGGAGGGGAAGGGCTGTCAAAGGTGGAAGGAGAAAGGGAAGGTACCGTTGGTCTTCAGTCTTTAAGTCAGATCACGTTGGACTTTGAGGGGGATTCTGTGACGGAAAGTCAGACTACGCCAAGCGCTGGAGATGGAGTATCTCTTTCAGACATTGAAGCAACAAGGCTCATCAGGGAAAGGAGAGACTCGGGAGTCGGGGCTTCGCTTACAAGACCCAACAG GTTACGATGGCCCAGCTTTCAGATATCCAATCGTCTAAGCCACTCTGTGGCTTCGCTGCAGATAACCAACCAGTCGGCAGGCCAGCTGAGTTTGTTACAGAAGTTCTCTCTGCTCCGTCTTACGGCCATCATGGAAAAGTACTCCTTGTCAAACAAGCAAGGCTGGACCTG GGCAGTACCAAAGTTTATGAAGAGAATGAAGGTGCCAGACTACAAGGATAAGAATGTGTTTGGAGTGCCCCTCATAGTGCACGTGCAACGTTCTGGACAACCGCTGCCCTTCGGCCTGCAGCAGGCCCTGCGCTACCTGAGGAGCCAGTGTCTTGACCAG GTGGGTCTGTTTCGTAAATCAGGGGTGAAGTCTCGGATTCAAGCTCTGAGGCAGTTGAATGAGAGCTCCCCAGACAATGTGAACTATGACGACCAGTCCGCTTATGACGTGGCAGACATGGTAAAGCAGTTCTTCAGGGATTTACCTGAGCCGCTGCTCACCAGCAAGCTGGGGGAGACTTTCCTCCATATCTACCAAT ATGTGCCGAAGGACCAAAGGCTGCAGGCTGTCCAGGCAGCCATCATGCTCATGTCGGATGAAAACCGAGAGGTGCTGCAGACGCTGCTTTGCTTTCTGAGCGACGTGACGTCCTCTGTGGAGGAAAACCAGATGACGCCCATGAACATTGCCGTGTGTCTCGCGCCCTCCCTTTTCCACCTCAACATACTCAAGAAAGACAATCTTTCACCAAG GGCGATGCAAAAGAAATATGCCAGTGGCAGACCAGACCAGAAGGACCTGAATGAGAACTTAGCAGCAACACAAGGTCTTGCTCATATGATCATGGAGTGCAATCGTCTTTTTGAG ATCCCTCACGAAATGGTTACTCAGTCGCGCAATTCATACATGGAAGCCGACCTGCACGCACCGACTTTCGACGAGCTCTTCAAGCAGCTTGAGGACGACGGCGGAACGTACGACAACCACATGGAGGGCAGGCTTCAAAACCTTCTCAAAGAGGCTCGCGAAAAGTCCAAATCCTGGGTGTCCAGCAGCAGCTCTGCTAATACAGAGCTATCCTATAAAAAG GTGGGAGATGGGAACCCGCTGAGACGCTGGAGAGTATCCGTGGAGGTAGAAGCGCCGCCGTCCGTCGTGTTGAACCGCGTGCTGCGTGAGCGCCACCTCTGGGACGTTGACTTGCTGCAGTGGAAAGTGTGCGAGACGCTAGACAAGCAGACGGAGGTGTTTCAGTATGTCCTCAATCGAATGCCACCCCACTCCAGCAGAGACTTTGTGGTTCTCAG GTCGTGGAGGACAGATCTGGCCAAAGGTGCATGTTCCCTGGTTTCTGTCTCAATGGAGCACGAGGATTGTCCTCCTGTTGGAGCGGTACGAGCTATTGTCCTGGAGTCCAATTACCTGCTTGAGCCCTGCGGCTCAGGAAAGTCCAGACTAACTCACATTTGCCGAGTCGATTTGAA GGGAAGGACTCCTGAATGGTACAACAAAGCCTTCGGCCATCTTTGTGCAGCGGAAGCCGCTCGGATCCGCAACTCTTTTCAGCCGCTCGTAACAGATGGTCCCGAGACCAAAATCTGA
- the stard13b gene encoding stAR-related lipid transfer protein 13 isoform X4, translating to MTSRRKSATLKLRRSFSEQLRSSTSKAWDLLWRNVRERRLAEVEAKEACDWLRAAGFPQYAQLFEDSQFPIDITPVKRDHDFLDKDLVEPLCRRLNTLNKCASLKLDVSIPKKKSEDSDEEDLFAISDKWTFEWSSRRWSRLQDIDCLLGHQGRDLSAGHSVPLRTTTSSESVLTDLSEPEVSSVHSESSGGSGPRGLSTEDSDCSNRTCSDSVAMPDSTLLTMSHINKEIGHYGSLPNKHGKTGRTRAKDFLKRMETLRSRGSLARGRKTLVISSPVLQQEAHALKSLPCVEIINGDGGAPEPPSHKVPSQSSSEGSSHSSGSAGSTPSLKERKPYRADHKRSGMYLEDVDIFSGNQMNKVAEQNRKNEFCSYEDLVVHIPNDHKPGTFPKALSIESLSPTSGASINWHTGSMHLDSGLITCRQEARPVTQCCSRGSRISVYDNVPGSHLYASTGDLIDLEKEDLFPHLDDILMHVNGLQQIVDHWSKNVLPGGEGLSKVEGEREGTVGLQSLSQITLDFEGDSVTESQTTPSAGDGVSLSDIEATRLIRERRDSGVGASLTRPNRLRWPSFQISNRLSHSVASLQITNQSAGQLSLLQKFSLLRLTAIMEKYSLSNKQGWTWAVPKFMKRMKVPDYKDKNVFGVPLIVHVQRSGQPLPFGLQQALRYLRSQCLDQVGLFRKSGVKSRIQALRQLNESSPDNVNYDDQSAYDVADMVKQFFRDLPEPLLTSKLGETFLHIYQYVPKDQRLQAVQAAIMLMSDENREVLQTLLCFLSDVTSSVEENQMTPMNIAVCLAPSLFHLNILKKDNLSPRAMQKKYASGRPDQKDLNENLAATQGLAHMIMECNRLFEIPHEMVTQSRNSYMEADLHAPTFDELFKQLEDDGGTYDNHMEGRLQNLLKEAREKSKSWVSSSSSANTELSYKKVGDGNPLRRWRVSVEVEAPPSVVLNRVLRERHLWDVDLLQWKVCETLDKQTEVFQYVLNRMPPHSSRDFVVLRSWRTDLAKGACSLVSVSMEHEDCPPVGAVRAIVLESNYLLEPCGSGKSRLTHICRVDLKGRTPEWYNKAFGHLCAAEAARIRNSFQPLVTDGPETKI from the exons AGGTTGAAGCGAAGGAGGCGTGCGACTGGCTGCGAGCTGCTGGATTTCCCCAGTATGCTCAGCTCTTTGAAG ATTCCCAGTTCCCCATCGACATCACCCCTGTCAAAAGAGACCATGACTTTCTGGACAAAGATCTTGTCGAGCCTCTTTGCAG GCGACTCAACACTTTAAATAAATGTGCCTCTTTGAAACTTGATGTGAGCATCCCAAAGAAGAAA AGCGAAGACTCTGATGAGGAAGACCTCTTTGCCATCAGTGACAAATGGACCTTTGAATGGAGCAGCCGGCGCTGGTCCAGGCTGCAAGACATTGACTGTCTTCTGGGTCACCAAGGGCGGGATCTGTCAGCTGGGCATAGTGTGCCTCTTAGAACCACAACCAGTAGTGAAAGTGTGCTAACCGACCTCAGCGAGCCAGAAGTATCCTCTGTGCATAGCGAGAGCAGCGGGGGCAGTGGGCCTCGAGGACTCAGCACGGAGGACTCTGACTGCTCCAACCGCACCTGCTCAGATTCTGTAGCCATGCCAGACTCTACTTTGCTGACAATGTCTCACATCAACAAAGAGATTGGTCATTACGGCTCCCTGCCTAATAAGCATGGCAAGACAGGTCGCACCCGTGCCAAAGACTTCCTGAAACGCATGGAGACGTTACGCTCGAGGGGATCGCTTGCAAGAGGTCGTAAGACATTGGTCATCAGTTCTCCAGTGCTGCAGCAGGAAGCCCACGCTCTAAAGAGTCTGCCGTGTGTTGAGATTATAAACGGAGACGGTGGAGCACCAGAACCACCGTCCCATAAGGTTCCGTCCCAGTCTAGCAGTGAAGGTAGCAGCCATTCCAGTGGAAGCGCTGGCAGCACACCAAGCCTTAAAGAGCGTAAGCCATACCGAGCTGACCACAAGCGTAGCGGCATGTATCTAGAAGACGTAGACATCTTCTCAGGCAACCAAATGAACAAAGTTGCAGAACAAAATCGCAAAAATGAATTTTGCTCCTACGAGGACCTGGTGGTTCACATCCCTAATGACCACAAACCAGGAACCTTCCCCAAAGCACTGTCCATAGAAAGCCTATCACCGACCAGCGGGGCCTCGATAAACTGGCACACTGGCAGCATGCACCTGGACTCTGGACTGATAACATGCAGGCAGGAAGCCAGGCCTGTCACACAGTGCTGTTCTAGAGGAAGCCGCATCAGTGTGTATGACAATGTTCCTGGCTCCCATTTGTATGCCAGTACAGGAGATCTAATAGACCTGGAGAAAGAAGACCTGTTTCCTCACCTTGATGACATCTTGATGCATGTCAATGGTCTGCAGCAGATAGTGGACCACTGGTCTAAAAATGTACTGCCAGGAGGGGAAGGGCTGTCAAAGGTGGAAGGAGAAAGGGAAGGTACCGTTGGTCTTCAGTCTTTAAGTCAGATCACGTTGGACTTTGAGGGGGATTCTGTGACGGAAAGTCAGACTACGCCAAGCGCTGGAGATGGAGTATCTCTTTCAGACATTGAAGCAACAAGGCTCATCAGGGAAAGGAGAGACTCGGGAGTCGGGGCTTCGCTTACAAGACCCAACAG GTTACGATGGCCCAGCTTTCAGATATCCAATCGTCTAAGCCACTCTGTGGCTTCGCTGCAGATAACCAACCAGTCGGCAGGCCAGCTGAGTTTGTTACAGAAGTTCTCTCTGCTCCGTCTTACGGCCATCATGGAAAAGTACTCCTTGTCAAACAAGCAAGGCTGGACCTG GGCAGTACCAAAGTTTATGAAGAGAATGAAGGTGCCAGACTACAAGGATAAGAATGTGTTTGGAGTGCCCCTCATAGTGCACGTGCAACGTTCTGGACAACCGCTGCCCTTCGGCCTGCAGCAGGCCCTGCGCTACCTGAGGAGCCAGTGTCTTGACCAG GTGGGTCTGTTTCGTAAATCAGGGGTGAAGTCTCGGATTCAAGCTCTGAGGCAGTTGAATGAGAGCTCCCCAGACAATGTGAACTATGACGACCAGTCCGCTTATGACGTGGCAGACATGGTAAAGCAGTTCTTCAGGGATTTACCTGAGCCGCTGCTCACCAGCAAGCTGGGGGAGACTTTCCTCCATATCTACCAAT ATGTGCCGAAGGACCAAAGGCTGCAGGCTGTCCAGGCAGCCATCATGCTCATGTCGGATGAAAACCGAGAGGTGCTGCAGACGCTGCTTTGCTTTCTGAGCGACGTGACGTCCTCTGTGGAGGAAAACCAGATGACGCCCATGAACATTGCCGTGTGTCTCGCGCCCTCCCTTTTCCACCTCAACATACTCAAGAAAGACAATCTTTCACCAAG GGCGATGCAAAAGAAATATGCCAGTGGCAGACCAGACCAGAAGGACCTGAATGAGAACTTAGCAGCAACACAAGGTCTTGCTCATATGATCATGGAGTGCAATCGTCTTTTTGAG ATCCCTCACGAAATGGTTACTCAGTCGCGCAATTCATACATGGAAGCCGACCTGCACGCACCGACTTTCGACGAGCTCTTCAAGCAGCTTGAGGACGACGGCGGAACGTACGACAACCACATGGAGGGCAGGCTTCAAAACCTTCTCAAAGAGGCTCGCGAAAAGTCCAAATCCTGGGTGTCCAGCAGCAGCTCTGCTAATACAGAGCTATCCTATAAAAAG GTGGGAGATGGGAACCCGCTGAGACGCTGGAGAGTATCCGTGGAGGTAGAAGCGCCGCCGTCCGTCGTGTTGAACCGCGTGCTGCGTGAGCGCCACCTCTGGGACGTTGACTTGCTGCAGTGGAAAGTGTGCGAGACGCTAGACAAGCAGACGGAGGTGTTTCAGTATGTCCTCAATCGAATGCCACCCCACTCCAGCAGAGACTTTGTGGTTCTCAG GTCGTGGAGGACAGATCTGGCCAAAGGTGCATGTTCCCTGGTTTCTGTCTCAATGGAGCACGAGGATTGTCCTCCTGTTGGAGCGGTACGAGCTATTGTCCTGGAGTCCAATTACCTGCTTGAGCCCTGCGGCTCAGGAAAGTCCAGACTAACTCACATTTGCCGAGTCGATTTGAA GGGAAGGACTCCTGAATGGTACAACAAAGCCTTCGGCCATCTTTGTGCAGCGGAAGCCGCTCGGATCCGCAACTCTTTTCAGCCGCTCGTAACAGATGGTCCCGAGACCAAAATCTGA
- the stard13b gene encoding stAR-related lipid transfer protein 13 isoform X3: protein MFREFLESTSRECLGSMTPESRDIYLRMDHQRRRSGYRLGRIIARQQLLKRIAGEVEAKEACDWLRAAGFPQYAQLFEDSQFPIDITPVKRDHDFLDKDLVEPLCRRLNTLNKCASLKLDVSIPKKKSEDSDEEDLFAISDKWTFEWSSRRWSRLQDIDCLLGHQGRDLSAGHSVPLRTTTSSESVLTDLSEPEVSSVHSESSGGSGPRGLSTEDSDCSNRTCSDSVAMPDSTLLTMSHINKEIGHYGSLPNKHGKTGRTRAKDFLKRMETLRSRGSLARGRKTLVISSPVLQQEAHALKSLPCVEIINGDGGAPEPPSHKVPSQSSSEGSSHSSGSAGSTPSLKERKPYRADHKRSGMYLEDVDIFSGNQMNKVAEQNRKNEFCSYEDLVVHIPNDHKPGTFPKALSIESLSPTSGASINWHTGSMHLDSGLITCRQEARPVTQCCSRGSRISVYDNVPGSHLYASTGDLIDLEKEDLFPHLDDILMHVNGLQQIVDHWSKNVLPGGEGLSKVEGEREGTVGLQSLSQITLDFEGDSVTESQTTPSAGDGVSLSDIEATRLIRERRDSGVGASLTRPNRLRWPSFQISNRLSHSVASLQITNQSAGQLSLLQKFSLLRLTAIMEKYSLSNKQGWTWAVPKFMKRMKVPDYKDKNVFGVPLIVHVQRSGQPLPFGLQQALRYLRSQCLDQVGLFRKSGVKSRIQALRQLNESSPDNVNYDDQSAYDVADMVKQFFRDLPEPLLTSKLGETFLHIYQYVPKDQRLQAVQAAIMLMSDENREVLQTLLCFLSDVTSSVEENQMTPMNIAVCLAPSLFHLNILKKDNLSPRAMQKKYASGRPDQKDLNENLAATQGLAHMIMECNRLFEIPHEMVTQSRNSYMEADLHAPTFDELFKQLEDDGGTYDNHMEGRLQNLLKEAREKSKSWVSSSSSANTELSYKKVGDGNPLRRWRVSVEVEAPPSVVLNRVLRERHLWDVDLLQWKVCETLDKQTEVFQYVLNRMPPHSSRDFVVLRSWRTDLAKGACSLVSVSMEHEDCPPVGAVRAIVLESNYLLEPCGSGKSRLTHICRVDLKGRTPEWYNKAFGHLCAAEAARIRNSFQPLVTDGPETKI, encoded by the exons AGGTTGAAGCGAAGGAGGCGTGCGACTGGCTGCGAGCTGCTGGATTTCCCCAGTATGCTCAGCTCTTTGAAG ATTCCCAGTTCCCCATCGACATCACCCCTGTCAAAAGAGACCATGACTTTCTGGACAAAGATCTTGTCGAGCCTCTTTGCAG GCGACTCAACACTTTAAATAAATGTGCCTCTTTGAAACTTGATGTGAGCATCCCAAAGAAGAAA AGCGAAGACTCTGATGAGGAAGACCTCTTTGCCATCAGTGACAAATGGACCTTTGAATGGAGCAGCCGGCGCTGGTCCAGGCTGCAAGACATTGACTGTCTTCTGGGTCACCAAGGGCGGGATCTGTCAGCTGGGCATAGTGTGCCTCTTAGAACCACAACCAGTAGTGAAAGTGTGCTAACCGACCTCAGCGAGCCAGAAGTATCCTCTGTGCATAGCGAGAGCAGCGGGGGCAGTGGGCCTCGAGGACTCAGCACGGAGGACTCTGACTGCTCCAACCGCACCTGCTCAGATTCTGTAGCCATGCCAGACTCTACTTTGCTGACAATGTCTCACATCAACAAAGAGATTGGTCATTACGGCTCCCTGCCTAATAAGCATGGCAAGACAGGTCGCACCCGTGCCAAAGACTTCCTGAAACGCATGGAGACGTTACGCTCGAGGGGATCGCTTGCAAGAGGTCGTAAGACATTGGTCATCAGTTCTCCAGTGCTGCAGCAGGAAGCCCACGCTCTAAAGAGTCTGCCGTGTGTTGAGATTATAAACGGAGACGGTGGAGCACCAGAACCACCGTCCCATAAGGTTCCGTCCCAGTCTAGCAGTGAAGGTAGCAGCCATTCCAGTGGAAGCGCTGGCAGCACACCAAGCCTTAAAGAGCGTAAGCCATACCGAGCTGACCACAAGCGTAGCGGCATGTATCTAGAAGACGTAGACATCTTCTCAGGCAACCAAATGAACAAAGTTGCAGAACAAAATCGCAAAAATGAATTTTGCTCCTACGAGGACCTGGTGGTTCACATCCCTAATGACCACAAACCAGGAACCTTCCCCAAAGCACTGTCCATAGAAAGCCTATCACCGACCAGCGGGGCCTCGATAAACTGGCACACTGGCAGCATGCACCTGGACTCTGGACTGATAACATGCAGGCAGGAAGCCAGGCCTGTCACACAGTGCTGTTCTAGAGGAAGCCGCATCAGTGTGTATGACAATGTTCCTGGCTCCCATTTGTATGCCAGTACAGGAGATCTAATAGACCTGGAGAAAGAAGACCTGTTTCCTCACCTTGATGACATCTTGATGCATGTCAATGGTCTGCAGCAGATAGTGGACCACTGGTCTAAAAATGTACTGCCAGGAGGGGAAGGGCTGTCAAAGGTGGAAGGAGAAAGGGAAGGTACCGTTGGTCTTCAGTCTTTAAGTCAGATCACGTTGGACTTTGAGGGGGATTCTGTGACGGAAAGTCAGACTACGCCAAGCGCTGGAGATGGAGTATCTCTTTCAGACATTGAAGCAACAAGGCTCATCAGGGAAAGGAGAGACTCGGGAGTCGGGGCTTCGCTTACAAGACCCAACAG GTTACGATGGCCCAGCTTTCAGATATCCAATCGTCTAAGCCACTCTGTGGCTTCGCTGCAGATAACCAACCAGTCGGCAGGCCAGCTGAGTTTGTTACAGAAGTTCTCTCTGCTCCGTCTTACGGCCATCATGGAAAAGTACTCCTTGTCAAACAAGCAAGGCTGGACCTG GGCAGTACCAAAGTTTATGAAGAGAATGAAGGTGCCAGACTACAAGGATAAGAATGTGTTTGGAGTGCCCCTCATAGTGCACGTGCAACGTTCTGGACAACCGCTGCCCTTCGGCCTGCAGCAGGCCCTGCGCTACCTGAGGAGCCAGTGTCTTGACCAG GTGGGTCTGTTTCGTAAATCAGGGGTGAAGTCTCGGATTCAAGCTCTGAGGCAGTTGAATGAGAGCTCCCCAGACAATGTGAACTATGACGACCAGTCCGCTTATGACGTGGCAGACATGGTAAAGCAGTTCTTCAGGGATTTACCTGAGCCGCTGCTCACCAGCAAGCTGGGGGAGACTTTCCTCCATATCTACCAAT ATGTGCCGAAGGACCAAAGGCTGCAGGCTGTCCAGGCAGCCATCATGCTCATGTCGGATGAAAACCGAGAGGTGCTGCAGACGCTGCTTTGCTTTCTGAGCGACGTGACGTCCTCTGTGGAGGAAAACCAGATGACGCCCATGAACATTGCCGTGTGTCTCGCGCCCTCCCTTTTCCACCTCAACATACTCAAGAAAGACAATCTTTCACCAAG GGCGATGCAAAAGAAATATGCCAGTGGCAGACCAGACCAGAAGGACCTGAATGAGAACTTAGCAGCAACACAAGGTCTTGCTCATATGATCATGGAGTGCAATCGTCTTTTTGAG ATCCCTCACGAAATGGTTACTCAGTCGCGCAATTCATACATGGAAGCCGACCTGCACGCACCGACTTTCGACGAGCTCTTCAAGCAGCTTGAGGACGACGGCGGAACGTACGACAACCACATGGAGGGCAGGCTTCAAAACCTTCTCAAAGAGGCTCGCGAAAAGTCCAAATCCTGGGTGTCCAGCAGCAGCTCTGCTAATACAGAGCTATCCTATAAAAAG GTGGGAGATGGGAACCCGCTGAGACGCTGGAGAGTATCCGTGGAGGTAGAAGCGCCGCCGTCCGTCGTGTTGAACCGCGTGCTGCGTGAGCGCCACCTCTGGGACGTTGACTTGCTGCAGTGGAAAGTGTGCGAGACGCTAGACAAGCAGACGGAGGTGTTTCAGTATGTCCTCAATCGAATGCCACCCCACTCCAGCAGAGACTTTGTGGTTCTCAG GTCGTGGAGGACAGATCTGGCCAAAGGTGCATGTTCCCTGGTTTCTGTCTCAATGGAGCACGAGGATTGTCCTCCTGTTGGAGCGGTACGAGCTATTGTCCTGGAGTCCAATTACCTGCTTGAGCCCTGCGGCTCAGGAAAGTCCAGACTAACTCACATTTGCCGAGTCGATTTGAA GGGAAGGACTCCTGAATGGTACAACAAAGCCTTCGGCCATCTTTGTGCAGCGGAAGCCGCTCGGATCCGCAACTCTTTTCAGCCGCTCGTAACAGATGGTCCCGAGACCAAAATCTGA